A genome region from Cucumis sativus cultivar 9930 chromosome 4, Cucumber_9930_V3, whole genome shotgun sequence includes the following:
- the LOC105435212 gene encoding uncharacterized protein LOC105435212: MKKMFKIPFLSLTIWLLFLISPLSHSLSHALQDYTDEPFLPIGAELSESSLDEEKNLVGFDAIGLRKMGSGRKRVEVKRIVKKEITTTNDGRQEDEENSRISGLYQKSSNKAHQTSQVNHDQETIDAARSKNSQHVYKVKSTNLKRVILARDDETQRLLKAAREIANLMHKDYKEWAHRKPPINNREPLH; this comes from the exons ATGAAGAAGATGTTCAAAATACCATTCTTGAGCTTAACCATTTGGCTTCTCTTTCTAATTTCTCCTCTTTCccactctctctctcatgCTCTTCAAG ATTACACTGATGAACCATTTCTACCTATTGGAGCGGAACTTTCTGAATCTTCTCTTGACGAG GAGAAAAACCTTGTGGGGTTTGATGCTATTGGCTTGAGGAAAATGGGGAGTGGAAGAAAGAGAGTGGAAGTGAAGAGAATAGTGAAGAAAGAGATCACTACTACAAATGATGGAAGACAAGAAGACGAAGAAAACTCACGAATTTCAG GATTATACCAAAAGAGTTCAAACAAGGCTCATCAAACCTCTCAAGTGAACCATGATCAG GAGACTATCGACGCAGCAAGATCAAAGAATTCTCAACATGTTTATAAAGTGAAATCGACGAACTTGAAGAGGGTCATCTTGGCAAGAGATGACGAGACTCAAAGGCTTCTCAAGGCAGCTAGAGAGATAGCCAATTTGATGCACAAAGATTATAAGGAGTGGGCTCACCGCAAGCCACCAATCAATAACCGTGAACCTTTGCATTAA